The following nucleotide sequence is from Mangifera indica cultivar Alphonso chromosome 1, CATAS_Mindica_2.1, whole genome shotgun sequence.
ttattattaataaatcaaataaaacaatataaataaaaaaaggtaaaatattaaaataatctttttaacaTCATAACCAAACATCTCCTAAATGTATATTAAGTTTCCTATATAGTATGTGGCAatccttataaataaaattgaggtaaaataataatccaagtaatattttaaaagttaggttgatattttatatatactaaattaaaaaaaaatttaaatcaaaaggGTTTAGCTAATACTATTATATTCACTTTTCTATAATTGAATCGAACAGATAAAATCTCAAATGAAATGATCGATCTAAAACTTTACATAAGGAATGTCAGGAGTAGGTTTTCAAATACTTGCTAATCTTCCCTTCAATCTCAAAGTTGAAGACAGTTGGCAGTTAGGAAATGGTTACAAGGGTCAAAGATTGAGATCAGATGGACAGGTACTACAAAGGAAGTGACTGCCCACAATACTGTGTAAATTATACTGCAAAGTCAGTTCATAAAAGAATTAATGGAGAAAAGAAATTTAGAAGATTTTGCATATTCACTAGATGTGAAACCTTGGTTTCAACAGGAAGCTAGACTTGCGATCATCAGAGAGACCGAGCAACATTCTTGAACTCATTCAAGCAAGATTGGAGTATCTTTTGGCGTTTTTCCAGAGACGTTCTTTCATTTTCTAGCACTTCCATGGCACCAGGTGCAACAAACATGTCCATGAACTTTTCATCATTCACTGCAAACAAATCCAATCCGATTGCCACCACAAGCCGATCTCGGCTAAAcacagaaataaaaaaaaaaaaatttcttttgttaGTCCCTCATCCAAACTGGAACAGATATTCAAAACAAGCTCATGGATATGGAAGGTTATAAGCAACTATACTAAGAGTAGACTTATTGAGCTCATTCACCATTCACCACCATTgacaatataaatatgatatgttGCAAGATAGCACTAAGAAACTTACCAAGGGGTTAAAAATCCAGAGTTTAAAGTTGATGTAACACTTCGCTCTACAAGAATTTCGCGTATCCGTGCAAAATGTTGTGCAGCTGATAAACAGACTTCTGAGAAAGCTGAGTTTGACCTTGAACCACTATCACCATTTCCAAATAGAAGATTGCCACCGTTTTGAACTCTTAAATGTTCAGCATTTCTATTGCCAGCCATCCTCGAAATTCTTTTTCGGGGTCCAACTTCTATGAAGTTTCCAGGGTCCTTGGCAGCATATACTACATCACATGGCTGATCAGGGGATGGCGTCTCAGGAATAGTCATTTGGCATTCTTGTAGAGCTTCTCTGCCATCTTCACCTTTTCCTGGAGTGGTTTGCTTTGCGTTCTTCTGGGGAGGTTTGTTCTCCTGATCTCTCATTGTTTCATCATGGGAAGCAACTCCACGATCAGATagttcaaaacaaaatgaactgGCTGAAGCTTGGTTGAATTTGTAATTAGAAATTCCACAGCCAAAGCCTCCTGAAGTTCATTCTCATAACAAACCAGAGAATATGGACTTGTGACTGAATCAAGGTGGTGTCGAACTAGTTTCTTGCTCTGCTTGGCTAGGTCCGTTATAAACCGACTGTAAGCATGCCTCAAAGCTGCATGAAAACTAACATATCCATCCATGTTCTCAGATTTTCTTCCATCTGCAATATCAAAACACACCCATATCAATTTGTAGTAGTGACATTCAAAGCTAAGAAAGAGGAAGAACACAAAAGAGGCAGCCCAGTATCTATAATTGTCTTAAAAAGTCCAATATACATACATTATTCTACCCTTGAATGACAGTCAAGAAGACCTCATAAAAAAGGGACATTTTCGTACAGAAGAAGTAAAACAAATAGTGGACATTCtagaatagaaataaaaaaacatatcacAATTGATTTACTGAAAAGGAAACTCATCAAgttttgaattgattgaatttatttcatttttttctaaagaataaaaaaatagaaaaactgaAAAGAATCACAAGTTGATGGCATATCTTATAATCTTAAGGTTTACTCTCTATTACACCCAGCTGTTTTAAATGGATGGACGAGATTTTAACTTTAACATCAGAACATCAATGATACTGAAAAGAAACCAACCtcctattttaaaattgaaaaggtGAGGAATATTGAACTACTTctacaattaatataatcaaagcTTAGGAGACTTGAAGGCTTCTCACACTCAGAATCTTGGCTGTGATTTCTTTCAAGAGCAAGATCAAAGAGGTTTCCTAGCACAAAGGCAAGCCGATTACAAGCTGTGTCAAGAAGTGGAGCAAACCATGACCGAGCAGCCGCACGTGCAATCTCTGCAGCAGCCTCTGTTACCCCTCTACTCCCACCACGGCCAGCTTGGGCAAGTAATATATTTGCCACCTGATTCAGGAAAACTAAACAATTTACTAGTCATTACTTTCAAAACCACATGCTTTACAAGCTCATAGGCCATATTGGTTCTTTAGATGTATGCATATACCTTCTCCCTTGATACTGGCGGGCACTCAATGGAATATGCAGCACAACGAAATTCATGAATCACCCTTTCAAAAGCAGCTCCTCCATAGAGTCGAAGAGTAGCGTTAGGGGGTTTTACATCCACTATAACACCAGGCCAACTCCCAATACCACTCTCTGACTGTTCTTCAGATGTTGTTTTCCCCCACTGCTCTGGCGCAGGATCTGCTGCTCCATCAATCAAAGCTCCCTAATATGCAGACAAGAGCACATAAAAATTTTGCATTGCAACTTCAGGCTCTAGAACTATCTATGCTTTTGTAACTACGACATCTTGAATTGACAATGATTGGGCAGATAGCCAATTTAAGATAAAGCATGAGTAAACCGTTCAATAAAGGATATTCATCGGCAACTATGATCTCATGTGAAACCACTGGCTATATCTACTgagtaaaaatttaatagaatgatCGCCCACCACATGATTGCTAATTGAAGCTGCATGCAACATTGCATATCTACGGAGATGAGCAACGTCAGAAGTAGCCTGTATTTTGGAGTCCATTCTTGCCAGCTCAGCGGTAACTTCAGTGCAGCGTTGCTCAAGCAAAGCTAGAGTTGCTGGAGTAGCATCTTTGTATCTCTTCTGAAGCTCATACTCCAGAAAGTCCCTCAAACATCCAAAACCAATATATGACTTGAACTTCTCTTCATCGTATCCTCCTTTGATTCCTTCACGTAGATGACGCTGGACATCTAAATCCACCTGAGATATTTGCCTCCtaaattcatcatttgaaaCAGTACTACGATCCTTTGGCAAGGCCACAAAAAATGGGCGAGTATTCTCCCCAAGGTATCCACTAGCACTCAAATACCGATCTACCTCCCACCTCTCACTAAACTCCTGCATCGGTATAACAAGGAACagaaattttatacatatactTTCAATCCTATCTGGTACAATATGTCAGACCATATAAACAAGGtttcttcaataattttatcaacCAATACACCCTTGTCTTGCACttgtacaataaaatttttcattatagtCCAATGAGTATGAACAACATGTAAACAAGTTTTTTGGTCATTATTATGGACTAAAGATTTTCTCAGATTTTTATCACCATAATTAAAACAATCATCACTAAAGGAAAATGGTGATTCTGTAAATGTCAATGTCAATTAGAGAAAATGCACCACATTCACTCATTgatttcaacttcttttcttgAAGCTCAAAATTATATTCCAAGTAGAAAGAAATTGTGAAGTTGTACCTTGAGTCGGTTATCAAACTTAGAGACAACAACTACTGTCCTTCTAAAGGTAGGATCAATGTCACGAACCACATCCAACCACAATGATGAACACCATTCCACACTACTCTGTTGAAGGAACAGGAGAATCCGATGGGGAGGACTAGCCAATGACTTTACCATTGACAGAATTTCATCAGGAGTGTTCTCCGGCTCTCCCTTCTTTGCCTggaaaaaatttttcaaaccataaaaGATATATTCCATTTGAAAACATAACTAATGTACTtcaaattttgaacttttttctGCTACTGTCTTCAACATACCTTGAGAACAAAGCCTGGAGTATCAATTATTGTGATATTAGGACAATGTGCATATTCAGCTCTCATTACGATTGGCTTGGCAGAAACTGAAGTTTTA
It contains:
- the LOC123227989 gene encoding LOW QUALITY PROTEIN: dynamin-related protein 5A-like (The sequence of the model RefSeq protein was modified relative to this genomic sequence to represent the inferred CDS: inserted 1 base in 1 codon): LLESASVRSSRFEAYNRLQATAVALGEKLPIPEIVALGGQSDGKSSLLEALLGFRFNVREVEMGTRRPLILQMVHDPTALDPRCRFQEEDSEEYGSPVVLASEIADIIKSRTETLLKKTKTSVSAKPIVMRAEYAHCPNITIIDTPGFVLKAKKGEPENTPDEILSMVKSLASPPHRILLFLQQSSVEWCSSLWLDVVRDIDPTFRRTVVVVSKFDNRLKEFSERWEVDRYLSASGYLGENTRPFFVALPKDRSTVSNDEFRRQISQVDLDVQRHLREGIKGGYDEEKFKSYIGFGCLRDFLEYELQKRYKDATPATLALLEQRCTEVTAELARMDSKIQATSDVAHLRRYAMLHAASISNHVGALIDGAADPAPEQWGKTTSEEQSESGIGSWPGVIVDVKPPNATLRLYGGAAFERVIHEFRCAAYSIECPPVSREKVANILLAQAGRGGSRGVTEAAAEIARAAARSWFAPLLDTACNRLAFVLGNLFDLALERNHSQDSEYGRKSENMDGYVSFHAALRHAYSRFITDLAKQSKKLVRHHLDSVTSPYSLVCYENELXGGFGCGISNYKFNQASASSFCFELSDRGVASHDETMRDQENKPPQKNAKQTTPGKGEDGREALQECQMTIPETPSPDQPCDVVYAAKDPGNFIEVGPRKRISRMAGNRNAEHLRVQNGGNLLFGNGDSGSRSNSAFSEVCLSAAQHFARIREILVERSVTSTLNSGFLTPCRDRLVVAIGLDLFAVNDEKFMDMFVAPGAMEVLENERTSLEKRQKILQSCLNEFKNVARSL